The Lonchura striata isolate bLonStr1 chromosome 9, bLonStr1.mat, whole genome shotgun sequence region TCAGGCTGGAGTGTCACAGAGCCCCTAGCAGACAACATGGCCTTGGAGATTCAGCACCAGGACAGCAGCACAACCTTCAGAACAGGATGTGTTCCTGGAGCCTGGACTGGGTGCAGTGCCAGGACCACCTTGAGGCCCTCAAAGGCTGGAGAAGACAGGCAGGGTGAAACCCTTTTCATGTTGGGCATGAGAAAGGGCTGTTCTGGTGAGCAGCAAAGTGGTCCCAGAGACTCACAGAAGCCAAGGGAAGCTGCAGGTGGGTGGAAACCAAGAGCTGAACCACGCCGGTAGGATGGGACAGCGTCACAGGCCCCAGTGGCCCTGAGCTTGTTGCTGGGGCCCgtgtccctgccaggctggaggcCGGAGCCAGTGGCCAGTTGTCACACAGTCCCGTGGCCCAGTGTGTGCAGACAAGCGGCATTTCGTGTCCTGCGTGGGGAGCgcgtgaggccccagctcagaTGGGCTTGTACAGCAGCGTGGTGACGTACTTCTTCTTGTAGCGGTGTGTGGCACTGAGCACCATCACGCCATCCTGAGGGAGACAGAGTCAGCATGTGGGGCTCAGGGAGctgcccctgctgtccccagtgccacagccaGTCCAATACACcacagggcagcggggcagagcAAGGGCAGGGTCTGATACATGCTTAGCTCCCTCATGCTGCAGTGAAGAGCTAGCTGAAGGGAATTGTCAGGAAGTCACACCCTCTGCCCCTCTACGTGCCACCCCTCAGCAGGCAGCCAGCTCCCATCTGCACCCCCAAGCTGAGCAGgttctgctccctgcaggtgctgcaggctcctgggagccacagcagctcctcacctGCAGCCTTGCAGGACCCACGCTTACCTTGATGGAGAGCGCATAGAGGTGATTGAGCATGACGTGGTTGGGCTcgggcagcagtgctgggtcaCACTAGGAGGAGAGGAGTGTCACAGGGGAACAGCAGAGCCCTgatcccccagcccctgccagcacagggagctgctgtctCAGGCAGCTTAAGCTGTCACCGCCTCTGGCTGTTCTGATCAGGAATAGCTATGCTAAGCAGGAGGAGCTAAGCACCAGAAGGCCAAATCAGTGTGGTAAGTGGGAAAAGTgatgcctttccttagaaatGCCAAGAGCTAGACCCCAGTCAAGGGGAGCGCAGGCTCCCTGCAGACAGGACTCCCTTTCTAACCCCAGTGTGGCTCTCTCAGTGGGCAGCGTGCTGGTACACACCGAGATATTGGTGTCCTTGTTGAGGATGACCTGGAGGAGGTGAGGTGGGAGGATGGGTGGGGATTTGAAGCGCTCCTCGGGCCGGTATACGTACATCTCCTGGCCATAAGGCCCTGGTGGGGAGCTGGATAAATCTAGAGAGACAACAAAGGCAGAGACATGAAATGACTGAAGCAGGATGGGcgagcacagagcagctcctaaGAAGGACTCATCAAGGTCTTTCAAGCACAAACATTCTCCACAAGCCATGCGCAGGGATCTATTCTATAGCAACAGGTCAGCCTTTTCACATCAGAAAAAGCAGCTGGGTGAGCCCATGGCAATCCCAAGCAGGGCTGTAAGCTGGTACACGCACTGACACAACACAGGCACCCCATGATACCCAACACAAGAACCTCAAGCACAGCTCTCGGCTCAGCCAGGTCCCTGTCCTTGCAGGAAGCAGCTGGCTTGctccagagctgtgcctgcagcagcaggggcacagggagcaggttGCTCTAGGTGCTGCCTGATGAGGAGGTCCAGGGAAGGCAAATAGGAACTCTACACTGATCAACTGTTCCAAACATGGGAGGGACCTGGAGAGCTCGTGGTCACTGAAAGCTGGACTGGCTGCATTTCCCAGCCACATCTGATCTGAACCTTTGGGAACAGCCAGCCCCCAGAAGGGCTCtatctccttgggctgctgctgctagCTGGCTTCTCTCCAGCAGAGCATCTcttgcccaggctgggaaaggaCATGGAGCTGAGCTGTACCTGAGATGGGGCTGTACCAGAGACACACGACTGAGCTTCCTGCCAGCATTTCACACTGAGCCAGCACCACTGCTCCCTGTGTGGTAACCTAACCTGCTGCTGTAACACAAGCAGACAGGGAGGTTTGCAATGTGCTAGCACTGGTACAAATTACCTTGGCATGAAAACCAGGAGTAGATGCTGAAAATAAACTGGATCCTGCTATCACCTAGCTTGTACCCTGGATCAAATGACTTACAGTTGACCAGACAGAAAGGACCGATGTTCCTGGCATTTCCCAGTATGAAATGGCTCCCTTGGCTacacactgcagcagctctgctctgggatggTGCTAGCACAGAACAAGTTACACCAACACAGCCCCTCCAGAGAAACAAGGCCTCAGCTGTGGGCTGAGGAGGACATGCCCAACACCTTCACCCCCAGTGAAGGCCCAGGGGGTCTGTGCACCCAGAGTACTGAGTTTCACAGCAGAGAAGGTGGGAAATAGCACATGCAAAGCTGTAATGCCACAAAACTCACCCCGACCTGAGGTTTCTGAGCTTTCCAGGGAATCCACCTTCAACGCATCAAACACCTCAAAGTCAGACTTCTTGACGTGGATGAGGTTGTTTATTGTCCCCATCTGGCTGGTAACCACAGGCTGGAAAGAACTAGAGTGAGAATCTTACTGTGTTCACCTCCAACTGAGGCACATTCAGTGCCTCCTAGATCCTCCCAGCCCAAGCTGTCTTTGCTGCAACACTACCTCCGAGCACAGGTGGCTgatgtccctccctgccctATGCTCGCAGACCTCTACTGTTCACCTGGGAGGATTTTCCTTTATCACAGGCTCCTACACCACCTCCTGTTTCCATCCTTCATCCTGCTACATGCCCATGGGTAGGTGTGTTGTCCTTCCCATGCTGCTCCCCCACGATTCAGTTTGGAGAACCTGTGAGTGCTGCCTTCATGGTCCATCTTCCCATTGCCAAATCTCAGTGGGACCTGAGGGCCTTCTGGCatttccctgtcctttcccaATGCTTCCCCATAAATCATGACTAAGTCCAGAGGAACCGGCCTCTAAAATGAGTCAAAAGATAGAGGTGTGCCTTTTGTTTCAGGAGATAGTCTCTGCTCCTCCCGTTCCCCCTCTGCTGCAGTTACATCCTGTCTAGTTCCCTGAAGAAGACAAGATCTGCAAGGATAAAGCTTGGACATTACCTCAGATGGATCATGGACCCACTGGCCATCCACAAAAAATTTGTATTGGTGCTCTCCTTCTGGAAGGTCCAGGATAGCAACAAAGTCATTGTGGCTGTGCAGAGAGAACAGATGTGCAACAGCATCAGCCTGTAGATGCTCTGAATG contains the following coding sequences:
- the PRKAB2 gene encoding 5'-AMP-activated protein kinase subunit beta-2 isoform X1; protein product: MGNTTSERVSGERHGSKSHRSDGSGASHPAKEHPHKIMVGSTDDPSVFSSHDSKIPGDKEFVSWQPDLEESVKPSQQARPTVIRWADGGKEVFISGSFNNWSTKIPLIKSHNDFVAILDLPEGEHQYKFFVDGQWVHDPSEPVVTSQMGTINNLIHVKKSDFEVFDALKVDSLESSETSGRDLSSSPPGPYGQEMYVYRPEERFKSPPILPPHLLQVILNKDTNISCDPALLPEPNHVMLNHLYALSIKDGVMVLSATHRYKKKYVTTLLYKPI
- the PRKAB2 gene encoding 5'-AMP-activated protein kinase subunit beta-2 isoform X2 — protein: MGNTTSERVSGERHGSKSHRSDGSGASHPAKEHPHKIMVGSTDDPSVFSSHDSKIPGDKEFVSWQPDLEESVKPSQQARPTVIRWADGGKEVFISGSFNNWSTKIPLIKSHNDFVAILDLPEGEHQYKFFVDGQWVHDPSEPVVTSQMGTINNLIHVKKSDFEVFDALKVDSLESSETSDLSSSPPGPYGQEMYVYRPEERFKSPPILPPHLLQVILNKDTNISCDPALLPEPNHVMLNHLYALSIKDGVMVLSATHRYKKKYVTTLLYKPI